TTTCCTTTACCCTCTTTACGCTTTCCCAGATCGAGAAACTGCGGCAAAACGGCGTCAGAATTGCGGTGGACGACTTTGGAACGGGATACTCCTCCTTTAACAGCCTGAAAAATCTGCCGGTCACATTTCTGAAAACGGAGCGCGATTTTGTCCTGAACATCGAACAGGAGAACAGCACGCAGTATTTCTTTCAGGTCATTTCCGAGGTGGCTCATACGAACGGCATGATGCTGATCGCCGAGGGGATCGAAAATCAGAAGCAGTTCGAAATCCTCAGAAATAAGGGAGTGGACTACATCCAGGGCTATTTCTTCAGCGAACCTCTTCCCTTCGACGTCCTGAAAAAACAACTCGGCAGTTTCAGGCGGACGCACCGGGCGTTTAAACCCTCTTTGTCGAAAAAATTGTCATACAAATTTGAAGTAAAAGGTCTGATGAAGAATATATAAACAGAAAGCGGCCCCAAGCCCTGGAGCCATTTGGAAAAACAGGGAAATGGAGAATTGAGAATGGGGATGGGGAGGCGGGGAGGAAGGAGCGAGTTCCGCCCCTGTCCATATGAAATCAGTAACGTATTCGAGGAGGGAGCAGTCATAAAGCGTTCGACCAGGCTGCGGTTTGTTATTCCCTGTACGCTATGACTTCAATTTCGATGGCCGCCCCGCCGGGAAGAGCCCCGACCTGAACGAAAGAACGCGCTGGCGGATTTTCAGGGAAGAAAGTCGCATAGAGCTTGTTGACTTCAGCGAATTCTTTGATATCCAGCCCAAAAACACTGACTTTGACCAAATCTTTGAAGCCAAGTCCCTGTGACGTGAGAATTGCCTCAATGTTTTTGAATATCTGCTCCGCCTGGGCGAGA
The sequence above is drawn from the Synergistaceae bacterium genome and encodes:
- a CDS encoding RidA family protein → MRKIVGAICVLVLLSASSACAQGKIVSTEKAPKAIGPYSQAVWAGNLLFLSGQIGLVPETGKLIEGGTLAQAEQIFKNIEAILTSQGLGFKDLVKVSVFGLDIKEFAEVNKLYATFFPENPPARSFVQVGALPGGAAIEIEVIAYRE